In Nicotiana tabacum cultivar K326 chromosome 19, ASM71507v2, whole genome shotgun sequence, one DNA window encodes the following:
- the LOC107819127 gene encoding chromatin modification-related protein EAF1 A isoform X3: MHGCGAESDPVVNAEVDSMGGVLEGGVGIGNITSPRRSAIEEVQLELRQEYCFLEEKRRELEFLEKGGDPLDFKFGNAASLSVQSTSLTDQHPDKLVTSEAKGSFAITASPHGDSVESSGRLGAPQLCEPNSADNLMLFDGENEFTEGDRSSRHPGRSNLTPSEQSFMLDRSRNAKELGDSAAFGVPRKAYKRRYRSRPNDVKGLVSDGENPKDQNSSLNIAVPSSPKGCMPVKTLASEVDGVKAAESTTYLKTDDLADSIPEASASRDLLDNQHDQNSHTGVKEMSIQEGPERLPSSLGEEAVSSAGQEGQSCTAAAGLGKQASSSQINGFSCGKSDQKSIPNDAQSSGAALGTKGLDSESSCTRTTLDRNNDREMIMNPKNLDSKGDLKEQMSVPEGTPIIESNLKEQKEVKAGDGCGLTNEVCNSGPKKHQNYFLDTSQEEFVSSEPNLPCEVKDNITTIVEAVGPSPSETERKPSANTSDSSNLQKGNACIIGRQASVESRIPEPSQHVSPHGVSNLSPEAQASGINVKLATRGDEDSILKEAQIIEAKRKRIAELSAVTFPVENRRKSHWDYVLEEMVWLANDFAQERLWKMTAAAQMCHRVAFTARSRFQEQNSSWELKKVAHIMAKAVMGFWQSIEGKSKKLELPIFRKGHTLAIREYAMRFLKYNDSDVPQSLAEAPVTPERVSDAGIIDAPQEDHFREENLFYAVSLGAMDAYRKSIESHVLHYEKFGMHEEVETSACITVPDFGSQDYAFEEDEGETSPYDISVAIEGNKLSRFSQKKRKILIKAYNGRSYDVHTDVPFTQRVENKLGTHQSMQLGKRPASNLNVSIPTKRMRTASRQRVLSPYSATTSGCAQLPIKTDASSGDTSSFQDDQSTLHGGSHMPNSLDVESVGDFEKHLPFDSSEVSKPKKKKKSKILGAYEQRWKADSNFQKEQRDFSRKRLESHQLDSNGLVGQHITKKPKMMRQSLENSFENIGAGGGFVPSPAASQMSNMSNPNKLIRMLSGRDQGRRGKTLKTSAGQPGSGSPWSLFEDQALVVLVHDMGPNWELVSDAFNSTLQFKCIYRKPKECKERHKILMDRSSGDGADSADDSGSSQPYPSTLPGIPKGSARQLFQRLQGPMEEDTLRSHFEKMILIGQKYLLRKNQGYKHDPRHLQQPHDSHTHVLSKHCTNNLNGGPIFTPLDLCDAPSSPDYLSVGCQGPHPSELSISSQCALNSVLPASGANSAVQGSSNMISGNNFPSSPLNASVRDGRYIVPRSASLPVDEQQRFQQYNQMRNMQSNMAAPGVLAATDRGGARILSSGNSTGMMCGINRGIPMARPGFQGVASSSILNSGSMLSSGMGAMPNTVNMHSGVSSNQVNSMMRPHDGLHMIRPPQNQEVQRQMMLPELQGNSQVVSPFGGLSSSFPNQSASPVTSYPLHHRQSHQPPMLSPHRPHLQGANHATNSQQQAYAIRLAKERHLQQRLVQQQFSHSQPQLPISSSLQNSPKTTSQSSSPPVSLSPLTSPTSMTPMPQHHALPNHGLARTAQTGGSTVTTQMTKQRQRQIGQQQLQQAGRHHPPQRQQSQSQQQAKLLKGVGRGNMMMHQNLQIDPSLLNGLSNNQTNQSAEKGEQATHLMQGHGLYSGTAHSPVQLAKQAVAPHSSSQPQPKIYSGQLPPSTKHLQQQMPNQDNSNQGPGSLAPSDTISSQQSVPSSVTGSSNHQGLVHQQPQVQPQPKLMNQSQATVQRVLQQNHVVNSDQSKKLQAGEPQAEQHPMCKTSQIGAITSMLQDVNDATNVADVSTLSANQWKGTEPLCDSIGTPPTNSAGSESVPQISQGVSQRQSSGNLAPTGPDSFNWQQKSSQLQPPSSVTQPQLQQQLSPLQHSQEQAQILQAGNSSSFARSNDCRLD, encoded by the exons ATGCATGGATGTGGTGCGGAATCTGATCCCGTAGTCAATGCCGAGGTTGATTCGATGGGAGGAGTTCTTGaaggtggagttggtattggtaacATAACTTCTCCGCGGAGATCAGCAATTGAGGAGGTTCAACTTGAGCTTAG GCAGGAGTATTGTTTCCTagaggaaaagagaagagaattagAATTTCTTGAGAAA GGTGGTGATCCGCTGGATTTCAAATTCGGGAATGCTGCTTCACTTAGTGTTCAGTCCACTTCTCTGACAGATCAACATCCCGATAAGCTTGTGACCAG TGAAGCAAAAGGTAGTTTTGCAATTACTGCTTCTCCTCATGGAGACTCAGTTGAAAGTAGTGGTCGACTTGGGGCTCCTCAACTTTGTGAACCCAACAGTGCTGACAATCTCATGCTATTTGATGGTGAAAATGAATTCACTGAAGGTGATAGGTCTTCTAGACACCCCGGTAGGAGCAATCTTACTCCATCAGAGCAGTCATTTATGTTGGATAGAAGTCGCAATGCAAAAGAATTGGGTGATTCTGCTGCTTTTGGTGTCCCTAGAAAAGCTTACAAGCGAAGATACAGGTCCCGGCCTAATGATGTAAAAGGACTGGTTTCTGATGGAGAAAATCCAAAAGACCAGAACTCTTCTTTGAACATTGCAGTGCCTTCTAGTCCAAAGGGTTGTATGCCTGTGAAGACTCTGGCTTCTGAAGTAGATGGTGTTAAAGCTGCAGAGTCAACTACTTACTTGAAGACGGATGATCTGGCAGATAGCATTCCTGAAGCTAGTGCTTCCAGAGATTTGCTGGATAACCAACATGATCAGAACTCACACACAGGTGTTAAGGAAATGTCTATTCAGGAAGGTCCTGAAAGGCTTCCATCGTCACTGGGAGAAGAAGCGGTAAGTTCTGCTGGCCAGGAAGGTCAGTCATGTACAGCTGCAGCAGGCCTTGGGAAGCAAGCTAGTTCCAGCCAAATAAATGGGTTCAGTTGTGGGAAGAGTGACCAGAAAAGCATACCAAATGATGCTCAAAGCAGTGGTGCAGCATTGGGCACAAAGGGTTTAGATTCAGAATCTTCTTGCACCCGGACTACTCTAGATCGAAATAATGATAGGGAAATGATTATGAACCCAAAAAACTTGGACTCCAAAGGTGACTTGAAGGAACAAATGTCGGTGCCAGAGGGAACACCCATTATCGAAAGCAATCTTAAAGAACAGAAAGAGGTGAAAGCTGGTGACGGTTGTGGTTTGACCAATGAAGTATGCAATTCTGGCCCCAAAAAGCACCAAAATTATTTTCTCGATACATCACAGGAAGAATTTGTTAGCAGTGAACCTAATTTGCCTTGTGAGGTAAAAGATAATATTACCACCATAGTGGAAGCAGTTGGCCCATCTCCGTCAGAAACTGAGAGGAAACCCAGTGCAAATACAAGTGATAGTTCCAACCTCCAAAAAGGAAATGCTTGTATTATTGGACGTCAGGCTTCAGTTGAGTCCAGAATACCTGAGCCTTCTCAGCATGTATCACCACATGGAGTTTCAAATCTTTCCCCTGAGGCACAAGCATCTGGGATCAACGTTAAACTTGCTACCAGGGGTGATGAAGACTCAATCTTGAAAGAGGCACAGATTATAGAG GCGAAACGTAAAAGGATTGCAGAGTTATCTGCAGTGACCTTTCCAGTGGAGAATCGTCGCAAATCCCACTGGGATTATGTACTTGAGGAAATGGTTTGGCTGGCAAATGATTTTGCTCAG GAACGTCTTTGGAAAATGACTGCAGCTGCTCAAATGTGTCACCGGGTGGCTTTTACCGCGCGGTCACGATTCCAAGAACAAAATAGTAGTTGGGAGCTAAAAAAGGTAGCTCATATTATGGCCAAAGCTGTCATGGGTTTCTGGCAGTCTATTGAG GGGAAAAGCAAAAAACTGGAGCTGCCGATCTTTAGAAAGGGTCATACCCTTGCTATTAGGGAATATGCCATGAGATTTCTGAAATACAATGACTCTGATGTTCCACAAAGCCTTGCTGAAGCTCCGGTGACTCCAGAGAGGGTGTCTGATGCTGGAATCATTGATGCGCCCCAGGAAGATCATTTTAGAGAA GAGAACCTCTTCTATGCTGTCTCCCTTGGAGCAATGGATGCTTACAGAAAGTCCATCGAATCTCATGTGCTGCACTATGAG AAATTTGGTATGCATGAAGAGGTGGAGACATCTGCATGCATTACAGTTCCAg ACTTTGGATCTCAAGACTATGCATTTGAAGAGGATGAAGGAGAGACAAGTCCATATGACATATCAGTTGCCATTGAAGGTAACAAATTGTCAAGATTTTCccagaagaaaaggaagatccTCATAAAGGCATATAATGGACGATCATATGATGTTCACACTGATGTACCATTTACACAACGTGTGGAAAACAAACTTGGTACTCATCAATCTATGCAACTGGGCAAACGGCCAGCAAGCAATCTTAATGTGTCTATTCCAACAAAGCGTATGCGTACTGCTTCTAGGCAAAGAGTTCTTAGTCCTTACAGTGCAACAACATCTGGATGTGCTCAGTTGCCAATCAAAACTGATGCTTCAAGTGGTGATACCAGTTCATTTCAGGATGATCAGAGTACTTTGCATGGGGGATCACATATGCCAAATAGTTTGGACGTTGAGTCAGTTGGCGATTTCGAAAAGCATTTACCATTTGACTCCAGTGAAGTTTCAAAacctaaaaagaagaaaaaatcaaaGATTCTG GGAGCATATGAACAGCGATGGAAGGCTGATTCTAATTTTCAAAAGGAGCAG AGGGACTTTTCCAGAAAGAGATTGGAGAGCCATCAACTTGATTCTAATG GTTTAGTCGGTCAACATATCACAAAGAAGCCAAAGATGATGAGGCAATCACTTGaaaattcttttgaaaatataGGTGCTGGTGGTGGATTTGTCCCATCTCCAGCGGCTTCCCAGATGAGTAACATGTCCAACCCAAATAAACTTATAAGAATGCTTAGTGGTAGGGACCAGGGTAGGAGAGGCAAAACTTTGAAG ACGTCTGCTGGACAACCAGGTTCAGGAAGTCCATGGTCGCTATTCGAGGACCAG GCGCTCGTGGTCCTGGTGCATGACATGGGTCCAAACTGGGAGCTTGTAAGTGATGCTTTCAACAGTACTTTACAATTCAAG TGTATCTACCGCAAGCCAAAAGAATGCAAAGAACGACACAAAATACTGATGGACAGAAGTAGTGGTGATGGTGCTGATAGTGCTGATGATTCAGGATCTTCTCAACCTTATCCTTCAACATTACCTGGCATTCCCAAG GGAAGTGCTAGGCAACTGTTTCAGCGTTTGCAGGGGCCAATGGAAGAGGATACACTTAGATctcattttgagaaaatgatctTGATCGGGCAGAAATATCTTTTACGGAAGAATCAG GGTTATAAACATGATCCGAGACATCTCCAGCAACCACATGATTCTCACACACATGTTCTTTCCAAACATTGTACAAATAATCTGAACGGAGGCCCTATTTTTAC ACCTTTGGACCTATGTGATGCGCCCTCGAGTCCAGACTATCTTTCTGTTGGATGCCAAGGTCCGCACCCAAGTGAATTATCTATCTCAAGTCAGTGTGCATTAAACTCAGTGCTCCCAGCGTCTGGTGCAAACTCCGCAGTCCAGGGGTCGTCCAATATGATTAGTGGAAACAACTTTCCGTCAAGTCCCCTCAATGCATCTGTTAG GGATGGTAGATATATTGTTCCTAGATCTGCATCTCTTCCAGTTGATGAACAGCAGAGATTTCAGCAGTATAATCAAATGAGAAATATGCAATCCAATATGGCTGCTCCTGGAGTTCTTGCAGCCACTGATCGTGGTGGTGCTCGTATACTTTCCAGTGGCAATAGTACGGGCATGATGTGTGGGATCAATAGAGGTATTCCAATGGCAAGGCCTGGGTTTCAAGGAGTTGCATCATCGTCTATATTGAATTCTGGAAGCATGCTTTCCTCCGGGATGGGAGCAATGCCAAACACTGTGAATATGCATTCTGGAGTGAGCTCTAATCAGGTGAACTCAATGATGAGACCTCACGATGGTTTGCACATGATTCGG CCTCCACAGAATCAGGAAGTTCAGAGGCAAATGATGCTTCCCGAGCTTCAAGGAAACAGCCAAGTGGTCTCTCCATTTGGTGGGTTAAGTTCCTCTTTCCCCAACCAGTCTGCCTCTCCCGTCACATCGTATCCACTTCATCATCGGCAATCACATCAGCCACCTATGCTTAGCCCTCATCGTCCTCATCTTCAAGGGGCTAATCATGCCACCAACTCACAGCAACAAGCTTATGCTATTCGATTAGCTAAAGAGAGGCACCTGCAGCAGCGACTGGTGCAACAACAATTTTCACATTCGCAGCCCCAACTTCCTATTTCATCTTCTTTGCAAAATAGTCCCAAGACCACATCACAATCTTCTTCTCCGCCGGTATCACTTTCTCCTTTGACGTCCCCCACCTCAATGACCCCAATGCCGCAACATCATGCATTGCCAAATCATGGGCTTGCACGGACTGCTCAAACTGGGGGCAGCACCGTAACTACTCAGATGACCAAGCAAAGGCAACGTCAGATAGGGCAGCAGCAGCTTCAACAAGCAGGCAGGCACCATCCTCCACAGCGCCAGCAGTCACAATCTCAACAACAAGCTAAATTGTTGAAGGGAGTTGGCAGAGGCAACATGATGATGCACCAGAACTTGCAGATAGATCCCTCTCTACTGAATGGGCTTTCGAACAATCAAACAAATCAATCTGCTGAGAAAGGTGAGCAAGCCACTCACTTGATGCAAGGTCATGGACTATATTCTGGTACAGCACACAGCCCTGTCCAGCTTGCAAAGCAAGCTGTGGCACCTCATTCTTCAAGTCAGCCCCAGCCTAAGATTTACTCTGGCCAACTACCTCCATCTACCAAGCATCTTCAGCAGCAGATGCCTAATCAGGATAATAGCAATCAAGGTCCTGGCTCATTGGCTCCCTCTGATACTATTTCATCTCAGCAATCTGTTCCATCCTCAGTCACAGGTTCTTCCAACCACCAAGGATTGGTGCATCAACAACCACAGGTGCAGCCACAACCAAAACTGATGAATCAAAGCCAAGCAACTGTACAACGGGTATTGCAGCAGAACCATGTAGTAAATTCAGATCAATCAAAGAAGTTGCAAGCTGGTGAACCTCAAGCTGAACAACACCCTATGTGCAAAACTTCTCAGATAGGTGCAATCACCTCAATGCTTCAGGACGTCAATGATGCAACTAATGTCGCAGATGTTTCAACTCTGAGTGCTAATCAGTGGAAGGGTACAGAACCATTATGTGATTCAATTGGGACTCCACCAACAAATTCTGCTGGCAGTGAGTCGGTGCCTCAAATCAGCCAAGGGGTAAGCCAAAGACAATCTTCAGGCAACTTGGCTCCAACAGGGCCTGATAGTTTCAACTGGCAGCAAAAATCCTCCCAGTTGCAACCTCCTTCCTCAGTGACCCAGCCACAGTTGCAGCAGCAGCTTTCACCATTGCAACATTCACAAGAACAGGCTCAGATTCTGCAAGCAGGGAATAGCAGTTCGTTTGCTAGGTCCAATGACTGTAGACTGGATTAA
- the LOC107819127 gene encoding chromatin modification-related protein EAF1 A isoform X6, producing the protein MLDRSRNAKELGDSAAFGVPRKAYKRRYRSRPNDVKGLVSDGENPKDQNSSLNIAVPSSPKGCMPVKTLASEVDGVKAAESTTYLKTDDLADSIPEASASRDLLDNQHDQNSHTGVKEMSIQEGPERLPSSLGEEAVSSAGQEGQSCTAAAGLGKQASSSQINGFSCGKSDQKSIPNDAQSSGAALGTKGLDSESSCTRTTLDRNNDREMIMNPKNLDSKGDLKEQMSVPEGTPIIESNLKEQKEVKAGDGCGLTNEVCNSGPKKHQNYFLDTSQEEFVSSEPNLPCEVKDNITTIVEAVGPSPSETERKPSANTSDSSNLQKGNACIIGRQASVESRIPEPSQHVSPHGVSNLSPEAQASGINVKLATRGDEDSILKEAQIIEAKRKRIAELSAVTFPVENRRKSHWDYVLEEMVWLANDFAQERLWKMTAAAQMCHRVAFTARSRFQEQNSSWELKKVAHIMAKAVMGFWQSIEGKSKKLELPIFRKGHTLAIREYAMRFLKYNDSDVPQSLAEAPVTPERVSDAGIIDAPQEDHFREENLFYAVSLGAMDAYRKSIESHVLHYEKFGMHEEVETSACITVPDFGSQDYAFEEDEGETSPYDISVAIEGNKLSRFSQKKRKILIKAYNGRSYDVHTDVPFTQRVENKLGTHQSMQLGKRPASNLNVSIPTKRMRTASRQRVLSPYSATTSGCAQLPIKTDASSGDTSSFQDDQSTLHGGSHMPNSLDVESVGDFEKHLPFDSSEVSKPKKKKKSKILGAYEQRWKADSNFQKEQRDFSRKRLESHQLDSNGSNGLVGQHITKKPKMMRQSLENSFENIGAGGGFVPSPAASQMSNMSNPNKLIRMLSGRDQGRRGKTLKTSAGQPGSGSPWSLFEDQALVVLVHDMGPNWELVSDAFNSTLQFKCIYRKPKECKERHKILMDRSSGDGADSADDSGSSQPYPSTLPGIPKGSARQLFQRLQGPMEEDTLRSHFEKMILIGQKYLLRKNQGYKHDPRHLQQPHDSHTHVLSKHCTNNLNGGPIFTPLDLCDAPSSPDYLSVGCQGPHPSELSISSQCALNSVLPASGANSAVQGSSNMISGNNFPSSPLNASVRDGRYIVPRSASLPVDEQQRFQQYNQMRNMQSNMAAPGVLAATDRGGARILSSGNSTGMMCGINRGIPMARPGFQGVASSSILNSGSMLSSGMGAMPNTVNMHSGVSSNQVNSMMRPHDGLHMIRPPQNQEVQRQMMLPELQGNSQVVSPFGGLSSSFPNQSASPVTSYPLHHRQSHQPPMLSPHRPHLQGANHATNSQQQAYAIRLAKERHLQQRLVQQQFSHSQPQLPISSSLQNSPKTTSQSSSPPVSLSPLTSPTSMTPMPQHHALPNHGLARTAQTGGSTVTTQMTKQRQRQIGQQQLQQAGRHHPPQRQQSQSQQQAKLLKGVGRGNMMMHQNLQIDPSLLNGLSNNQTNQSAEKGEQATHLMQGHGLYSGTAHSPVQLAKQAVAPHSSSQPQPKIYSGQLPPSTKHLQQQMPNQDNSNQGPGSLAPSDTISSQQSVPSSVTGSSNHQGLVHQQPQVQPQPKLMNQSQATVQRVLQQNHVVNSDQSKKLQAGEPQAEQHPMCKTSQIGAITSMLQDVNDATNVADVSTLSANQWKGTEPLCDSIGTPPTNSAGSESVPQISQGVSQRQSSGNLAPTGPDSFNWQQKSSQLQPPSSVTQPQLQQQLSPLQHSQEQAQILQAGNSSSFARSNDCRLD; encoded by the exons ATGTTGGATAGAAGTCGCAATGCAAAAGAATTGGGTGATTCTGCTGCTTTTGGTGTCCCTAGAAAAGCTTACAAGCGAAGATACAGGTCCCGGCCTAATGATGTAAAAGGACTGGTTTCTGATGGAGAAAATCCAAAAGACCAGAACTCTTCTTTGAACATTGCAGTGCCTTCTAGTCCAAAGGGTTGTATGCCTGTGAAGACTCTGGCTTCTGAAGTAGATGGTGTTAAAGCTGCAGAGTCAACTACTTACTTGAAGACGGATGATCTGGCAGATAGCATTCCTGAAGCTAGTGCTTCCAGAGATTTGCTGGATAACCAACATGATCAGAACTCACACACAGGTGTTAAGGAAATGTCTATTCAGGAAGGTCCTGAAAGGCTTCCATCGTCACTGGGAGAAGAAGCGGTAAGTTCTGCTGGCCAGGAAGGTCAGTCATGTACAGCTGCAGCAGGCCTTGGGAAGCAAGCTAGTTCCAGCCAAATAAATGGGTTCAGTTGTGGGAAGAGTGACCAGAAAAGCATACCAAATGATGCTCAAAGCAGTGGTGCAGCATTGGGCACAAAGGGTTTAGATTCAGAATCTTCTTGCACCCGGACTACTCTAGATCGAAATAATGATAGGGAAATGATTATGAACCCAAAAAACTTGGACTCCAAAGGTGACTTGAAGGAACAAATGTCGGTGCCAGAGGGAACACCCATTATCGAAAGCAATCTTAAAGAACAGAAAGAGGTGAAAGCTGGTGACGGTTGTGGTTTGACCAATGAAGTATGCAATTCTGGCCCCAAAAAGCACCAAAATTATTTTCTCGATACATCACAGGAAGAATTTGTTAGCAGTGAACCTAATTTGCCTTGTGAGGTAAAAGATAATATTACCACCATAGTGGAAGCAGTTGGCCCATCTCCGTCAGAAACTGAGAGGAAACCCAGTGCAAATACAAGTGATAGTTCCAACCTCCAAAAAGGAAATGCTTGTATTATTGGACGTCAGGCTTCAGTTGAGTCCAGAATACCTGAGCCTTCTCAGCATGTATCACCACATGGAGTTTCAAATCTTTCCCCTGAGGCACAAGCATCTGGGATCAACGTTAAACTTGCTACCAGGGGTGATGAAGACTCAATCTTGAAAGAGGCACAGATTATAGAG GCGAAACGTAAAAGGATTGCAGAGTTATCTGCAGTGACCTTTCCAGTGGAGAATCGTCGCAAATCCCACTGGGATTATGTACTTGAGGAAATGGTTTGGCTGGCAAATGATTTTGCTCAG GAACGTCTTTGGAAAATGACTGCAGCTGCTCAAATGTGTCACCGGGTGGCTTTTACCGCGCGGTCACGATTCCAAGAACAAAATAGTAGTTGGGAGCTAAAAAAGGTAGCTCATATTATGGCCAAAGCTGTCATGGGTTTCTGGCAGTCTATTGAG GGGAAAAGCAAAAAACTGGAGCTGCCGATCTTTAGAAAGGGTCATACCCTTGCTATTAGGGAATATGCCATGAGATTTCTGAAATACAATGACTCTGATGTTCCACAAAGCCTTGCTGAAGCTCCGGTGACTCCAGAGAGGGTGTCTGATGCTGGAATCATTGATGCGCCCCAGGAAGATCATTTTAGAGAA GAGAACCTCTTCTATGCTGTCTCCCTTGGAGCAATGGATGCTTACAGAAAGTCCATCGAATCTCATGTGCTGCACTATGAG AAATTTGGTATGCATGAAGAGGTGGAGACATCTGCATGCATTACAGTTCCAg ACTTTGGATCTCAAGACTATGCATTTGAAGAGGATGAAGGAGAGACAAGTCCATATGACATATCAGTTGCCATTGAAGGTAACAAATTGTCAAGATTTTCccagaagaaaaggaagatccTCATAAAGGCATATAATGGACGATCATATGATGTTCACACTGATGTACCATTTACACAACGTGTGGAAAACAAACTTGGTACTCATCAATCTATGCAACTGGGCAAACGGCCAGCAAGCAATCTTAATGTGTCTATTCCAACAAAGCGTATGCGTACTGCTTCTAGGCAAAGAGTTCTTAGTCCTTACAGTGCAACAACATCTGGATGTGCTCAGTTGCCAATCAAAACTGATGCTTCAAGTGGTGATACCAGTTCATTTCAGGATGATCAGAGTACTTTGCATGGGGGATCACATATGCCAAATAGTTTGGACGTTGAGTCAGTTGGCGATTTCGAAAAGCATTTACCATTTGACTCCAGTGAAGTTTCAAAacctaaaaagaagaaaaaatcaaaGATTCTG GGAGCATATGAACAGCGATGGAAGGCTGATTCTAATTTTCAAAAGGAGCAG AGGGACTTTTCCAGAAAGAGATTGGAGAGCCATCAACTTGATTCTAATGGTAGTAACG GTTTAGTCGGTCAACATATCACAAAGAAGCCAAAGATGATGAGGCAATCACTTGaaaattcttttgaaaatataGGTGCTGGTGGTGGATTTGTCCCATCTCCAGCGGCTTCCCAGATGAGTAACATGTCCAACCCAAATAAACTTATAAGAATGCTTAGTGGTAGGGACCAGGGTAGGAGAGGCAAAACTTTGAAG ACGTCTGCTGGACAACCAGGTTCAGGAAGTCCATGGTCGCTATTCGAGGACCAG GCGCTCGTGGTCCTGGTGCATGACATGGGTCCAAACTGGGAGCTTGTAAGTGATGCTTTCAACAGTACTTTACAATTCAAG TGTATCTACCGCAAGCCAAAAGAATGCAAAGAACGACACAAAATACTGATGGACAGAAGTAGTGGTGATGGTGCTGATAGTGCTGATGATTCAGGATCTTCTCAACCTTATCCTTCAACATTACCTGGCATTCCCAAG GGAAGTGCTAGGCAACTGTTTCAGCGTTTGCAGGGGCCAATGGAAGAGGATACACTTAGATctcattttgagaaaatgatctTGATCGGGCAGAAATATCTTTTACGGAAGAATCAG GGTTATAAACATGATCCGAGACATCTCCAGCAACCACATGATTCTCACACACATGTTCTTTCCAAACATTGTACAAATAATCTGAACGGAGGCCCTATTTTTAC ACCTTTGGACCTATGTGATGCGCCCTCGAGTCCAGACTATCTTTCTGTTGGATGCCAAGGTCCGCACCCAAGTGAATTATCTATCTCAAGTCAGTGTGCATTAAACTCAGTGCTCCCAGCGTCTGGTGCAAACTCCGCAGTCCAGGGGTCGTCCAATATGATTAGTGGAAACAACTTTCCGTCAAGTCCCCTCAATGCATCTGTTAG GGATGGTAGATATATTGTTCCTAGATCTGCATCTCTTCCAGTTGATGAACAGCAGAGATTTCAGCAGTATAATCAAATGAGAAATATGCAATCCAATATGGCTGCTCCTGGAGTTCTTGCAGCCACTGATCGTGGTGGTGCTCGTATACTTTCCAGTGGCAATAGTACGGGCATGATGTGTGGGATCAATAGAGGTATTCCAATGGCAAGGCCTGGGTTTCAAGGAGTTGCATCATCGTCTATATTGAATTCTGGAAGCATGCTTTCCTCCGGGATGGGAGCAATGCCAAACACTGTGAATATGCATTCTGGAGTGAGCTCTAATCAGGTGAACTCAATGATGAGACCTCACGATGGTTTGCACATGATTCGG CCTCCACAGAATCAGGAAGTTCAGAGGCAAATGATGCTTCCCGAGCTTCAAGGAAACAGCCAAGTGGTCTCTCCATTTGGTGGGTTAAGTTCCTCTTTCCCCAACCAGTCTGCCTCTCCCGTCACATCGTATCCACTTCATCATCGGCAATCACATCAGCCACCTATGCTTAGCCCTCATCGTCCTCATCTTCAAGGGGCTAATCATGCCACCAACTCACAGCAACAAGCTTATGCTATTCGATTAGCTAAAGAGAGGCACCTGCAGCAGCGACTGGTGCAACAACAATTTTCACATTCGCAGCCCCAACTTCCTATTTCATCTTCTTTGCAAAATAGTCCCAAGACCACATCACAATCTTCTTCTCCGCCGGTATCACTTTCTCCTTTGACGTCCCCCACCTCAATGACCCCAATGCCGCAACATCATGCATTGCCAAATCATGGGCTTGCACGGACTGCTCAAACTGGGGGCAGCACCGTAACTACTCAGATGACCAAGCAAAGGCAACGTCAGATAGGGCAGCAGCAGCTTCAACAAGCAGGCAGGCACCATCCTCCACAGCGCCAGCAGTCACAATCTCAACAACAAGCTAAATTGTTGAAGGGAGTTGGCAGAGGCAACATGATGATGCACCAGAACTTGCAGATAGATCCCTCTCTACTGAATGGGCTTTCGAACAATCAAACAAATCAATCTGCTGAGAAAGGTGAGCAAGCCACTCACTTGATGCAAGGTCATGGACTATATTCTGGTACAGCACACAGCCCTGTCCAGCTTGCAAAGCAAGCTGTGGCACCTCATTCTTCAAGTCAGCCCCAGCCTAAGATTTACTCTGGCCAACTACCTCCATCTACCAAGCATCTTCAGCAGCAGATGCCTAATCAGGATAATAGCAATCAAGGTCCTGGCTCATTGGCTCCCTCTGATACTATTTCATCTCAGCAATCTGTTCCATCCTCAGTCACAGGTTCTTCCAACCACCAAGGATTGGTGCATCAACAACCACAGGTGCAGCCACAACCAAAACTGATGAATCAAAGCCAAGCAACTGTACAACGGGTATTGCAGCAGAACCATGTAGTAAATTCAGATCAATCAAAGAAGTTGCAAGCTGGTGAACCTCAAGCTGAACAACACCCTATGTGCAAAACTTCTCAGATAGGTGCAATCACCTCAATGCTTCAGGACGTCAATGATGCAACTAATGTCGCAGATGTTTCAACTCTGAGTGCTAATCAGTGGAAGGGTACAGAACCATTATGTGATTCAATTGGGACTCCACCAACAAATTCTGCTGGCAGTGAGTCGGTGCCTCAAATCAGCCAAGGGGTAAGCCAAAGACAATCTTCAGGCAACTTGGCTCCAACAGGGCCTGATAGTTTCAACTGGCAGCAAAAATCCTCCCAGTTGCAACCTCCTTCCTCAGTGACCCAGCCACAGTTGCAGCAGCAGCTTTCACCATTGCAACATTCACAAGAACAGGCTCAGATTCTGCAAGCAGGGAATAGCAGTTCGTTTGCTAGGTCCAATGACTGTAGACTGGATTAA